From the Budorcas taxicolor isolate Tak-1 chromosome 1, Takin1.1, whole genome shotgun sequence genome, one window contains:
- the LOC128048034 gene encoding olfactory receptor 5AC1-like: MAKENMTLVTEFVLTGLTDLPGLQVPLFLVFLGIYLTTMVGNLGLIFLIWKDPHLHTPMYSFLGSLAFADACCSSSVTPKMFTNFLSKNHVIALFDCLTQFYFFGSTATTECFLLVVMAYDRYVAIYNPLLYSVVMSNRLCIQSIGVSYFIGFLHSTIHVGLLFRLTFCRTNVIHYFYCEILQLFKISCTDSTLNTLLVFIFSAFIQVFTFMTIMVSYTFILFIILKKKSEKGRSKAFSTCSAHLLSVSLFYGTLFFMYVRPGSGPSEDHNKIYSLFYTIIIPLLNPFIYSLRNKEVISALKRIMKK; the protein is encoded by the coding sequence ATGGCAAAAGAAAATATGACTCTGGTGACGGAGTTTGTTCTCACAGGACTCACAGATCTCCCAGGGCTGCAGGTCCCCCTGTTCCTGGTATTCCTGGGCATCTACCTCACCACCATGGTGGGCAACCTTGGGCtgatttttctcatctggaaGGACCCCCATcttcacacccccatgtactcATTCCTGGGCAGCTTGGCCTTTGCAGATGCTTGTTGTTCATCTTCCGTGACtccaaaaatgtttacaaattttTTATCAAAGAATCATGTAATAGCTCTCTTTGACTGTCTgacccaattttatttttttgggtctACTGCCACCACAGAATGTTTCCTCCTGGTggtcatggcctatgaccgctatgtaGCCATATACAACCCTTTGCTTTATTCAGTAGTCATGTCCAACAGACTCTGTATTCAGTCTATAGGTGTTTCATATTTCATTGGTTTTCTGCATTCAACCATTCATGTGGGTTTGTTATTCAGATTAACTTTCTGTAGGACCAATGTAATACATTATTTCTACTGTGAAATTTTACAACTGTTCAAAATTTCGTGCACTGATTCTACACTTAATACACTTCTGGTGTTTATCTTTTCAGCTTTTATACAAGTCTTCACTTTTATGACCATCATGGTCTCTTACACCTTTATCCTGTTTATCATTCTGAAAAAGAAGTCTGAAAAGGGCAGGAGCAAAGCCTTCTCCACGTGCAGTGCCCACCTTCTATCTGTTTCCTTGTTCTATGGCACTCTCTTCTTCATGTATGTGCGTCCTGGGTCTGGTCCCTCTGAAGATCACaacaaaatatattctttattttatacaaTAATAATTCCTCTACTAAATCCTTTTATTTATAGCCTGAGAAACAAAGAGGTTATAAGTGCTTTGAAAAGaataatgaagaaatga